A portion of the Bacillus thuringiensis genome contains these proteins:
- a CDS encoding glycoside hydrolase family 10 protein encodes MIVKRLLMICCIVILFIPFSFISPNSTYAEVNTTYKKHELRAVWIASVLNIDWPSKTGLPIEKQKQEFIRLLDDVKSTGMNAVVVQIKPTADAFYPSNYGPWSEYITGTQGKDPGYDPLAFMIEEAHKRNIEFHAWINPYRITMNHTDINRLSNYHPARQHPDWVVPYGGKLYYNPGIPEVKKFITEGALEIVQNYDIDALHMDDYFYPYKVAGEEFPDQKTYETYNNGKFTNIEDWRRNNVNELVKDLNTAIKQEKSYVKFGISPFGVWRNIADDPTGSNTTAGQRNYDDLYADTREWVQKGYIDYITPQIYWNISFTPAAYDILVDWWVKETNKKPIHLYIGQAAYKINNNSVPAWSDPEEYPRQIALNRLYPEIKGSMHFSLKDINNNPLGIKDKLSKDIYKHPALIPPMPWIDHDPPKQPTLKGAIPRNEGIAVGIIDNKDNDSAYYAIYRVNGKNEVDIENPKNLLTTVRKTKLGEIYVDKTATSGETYTYVVTAVDRLHNESVASNHTTVRAK; translated from the coding sequence ATGATCGTTAAACGTTTATTAATGATATGTTGTATCGTCATCTTGTTTATCCCTTTCTCTTTCATTTCTCCTAACTCTACTTATGCTGAAGTAAATACTACGTACAAAAAACATGAATTACGTGCTGTATGGATCGCATCAGTTCTGAATATTGATTGGCCCTCAAAAACTGGCTTGCCTATTGAAAAGCAGAAGCAAGAATTTATAAGGTTATTAGACGATGTAAAAAGCACTGGTATGAATGCAGTTGTTGTACAAATTAAACCAACCGCTGATGCTTTCTATCCTTCAAATTACGGTCCTTGGTCTGAATACATTACAGGTACACAAGGAAAAGATCCTGGTTATGACCCGCTCGCATTTATGATTGAAGAAGCACATAAAAGAAATATAGAATTCCACGCTTGGATTAACCCATACCGAATAACGATGAATCACACCGATATAAATCGATTATCAAACTATCACCCTGCGAGGCAACATCCCGATTGGGTTGTCCCTTATGGCGGAAAGTTATATTACAATCCCGGTATTCCGGAAGTGAAAAAATTTATAACAGAAGGTGCTTTAGAAATCGTACAAAATTACGATATTGATGCGCTGCATATGGATGATTATTTTTATCCATACAAAGTGGCAGGTGAAGAATTCCCCGATCAAAAAACGTACGAAACGTATAATAACGGTAAATTTACAAATATAGAAGATTGGCGACGTAACAATGTAAATGAACTTGTAAAAGATTTAAATACTGCTATAAAACAAGAAAAATCATATGTAAAGTTTGGCATTAGTCCGTTCGGCGTATGGCGAAATATAGCTGACGATCCGACTGGCTCTAACACAACCGCAGGACAAAGAAACTATGATGACCTTTATGCTGACACACGTGAGTGGGTACAAAAAGGATATATTGACTACATTACACCGCAAATATATTGGAATATAAGTTTCACCCCAGCTGCATATGACATATTAGTAGATTGGTGGGTTAAAGAAACAAATAAAAAACCGATTCACCTATACATCGGTCAAGCGGCCTATAAAATTAATAATAACTCCGTTCCTGCTTGGTCTGATCCAGAAGAATATCCAAGACAAATTGCATTAAACCGGCTATATCCTGAAATAAAAGGTAGTATGCATTTTAGCTTAAAAGATATAAATAACAACCCACTAGGAATAAAAGATAAGCTCTCAAAAGACATATATAAACATCCTGCATTAATCCCGCCTATGCCTTGGATTGATCATGATCCACCAAAACAACCGACTTTAAAAGGTGCCATTCCAAGAAATGAAGGTATTGCTGTAGGTATTATTGACAATAAAGATAATGACTCTGCTTATTACGCTATTTACCGTGTGAATGGGAAAAATGAAGTGGATATAGAAAATCCGAAAAATTTACTTACTACTGTAAGAAAAACAAAACTTGGAGAAATTTATGTAGATAAAACAGCAACTTCTGGAGAAACGTATACGTATGTCGTAACTGCAGTTGATCGATTGCATAATGAAAGTGTGGCTTCTAATCATACTACCGTTAGAGCAAAATAA
- a CDS encoding PTS sugar transporter subunit IIB, which translates to MKVLFVCSGGMSSAIVVNALKKEAEKNGVNMEVHAIGTNEVEEEVKNGWDVVMVAPQIRHRFDSVKKFAEEESIPCGIIPPQAYTPLGGPTLLKTVNELIS; encoded by the coding sequence ATGAAAGTTTTGTTCGTCTGTTCTGGAGGAATGTCCAGTGCAATTGTTGTAAACGCTTTAAAAAAAGAAGCGGAGAAAAATGGTGTGAACATGGAAGTGCATGCAATTGGAACGAATGAGGTAGAGGAAGAAGTAAAGAATGGCTGGGATGTCGTAATGGTGGCACCTCAAATAAGACACCGATTTGACTCTGTAAAAAAATTTGCAGAGGAGGAATCTATTCCGTGTGGCATCATACCGCCGCAAGCATACACACCGCTTGGTGGCCCGACTTTATTAAAAACTGTAAATGAATTAATCAGTTAG
- a CDS encoding PTS sugar transporter subunit IIC, with product MNKFVTFLDKNLSGPMARLSEQRHLQAIRDGVISALPFIIVGSFFLIVAFPPLPKDSFISVWALKNQTSILIPYRLTMFIMSLYIAFGIGYNLAKSYKLDALSGAQLAVCSLLLTLTPELIDKKGFMLPMTNLGGHGLFVTMIVSILSVEILRFCKKKNVMIKMPEQVPPSVSRSFEALIPAAFVIIIMSLVTVVFSIDLHHVVDKLAAPLVKAGDSYFGVMIPVFLITFFWSFGIHGVSVVGTVARPLWEVYLGKNGEAVASGADQLPFISPEPLYQWFIWIGGSGATLGLVLAMIIFGRSKYSKALSRTCIVPGIFNINEPVIFGLPIVLNPILIIPFIITPLVTATVAYSATAMGFVTPTHIMPPWTLPAPIGAYLATGGDWRAIVLVFINIAISFLIYLPFFKMYDKNMLEIEKNGDGESVNP from the coding sequence ATGAATAAGTTTGTCACGTTTCTTGATAAAAACTTATCTGGACCGATGGCAAGGCTTTCTGAGCAGAGACATTTACAAGCAATCCGTGATGGAGTTATTTCGGCGTTACCATTTATTATAGTAGGAAGCTTCTTTTTAATAGTAGCATTTCCACCACTGCCGAAAGATAGTTTCATATCAGTTTGGGCATTAAAGAATCAAACAAGTATATTGATACCATATCGTTTAACCATGTTTATTATGTCCTTATATATCGCATTTGGAATAGGATATAATTTAGCGAAAAGTTATAAATTAGATGCTTTATCAGGAGCACAGCTCGCGGTATGTTCACTACTTTTAACATTAACGCCTGAGTTAATTGATAAAAAAGGATTCATGCTTCCGATGACAAATCTCGGAGGTCATGGATTATTTGTGACGATGATTGTTTCTATTTTATCCGTAGAGATTTTAAGATTTTGTAAGAAGAAAAATGTAATGATTAAAATGCCAGAACAAGTACCGCCATCTGTATCGCGTTCATTTGAAGCACTTATACCTGCAGCATTCGTTATTATTATAATGAGTCTAGTAACTGTCGTTTTTAGCATTGATTTACACCATGTTGTTGATAAATTAGCAGCACCATTAGTAAAAGCTGGGGATAGTTACTTCGGTGTAATGATTCCAGTGTTTTTAATTACGTTTTTTTGGTCATTCGGAATCCATGGTGTGTCGGTTGTTGGAACTGTTGCTAGGCCATTATGGGAAGTATACCTAGGGAAAAATGGTGAAGCAGTTGCTAGTGGAGCAGATCAGTTGCCATTTATTTCACCAGAGCCGTTATATCAATGGTTTATATGGATTGGCGGTTCTGGTGCGACGTTAGGGCTTGTATTAGCTATGATTATATTTGGTCGATCGAAATATTCGAAAGCATTATCAAGAACTTGTATTGTTCCAGGTATTTTTAATATTAATGAACCAGTCATATTCGGATTACCGATTGTACTAAATCCAATTTTAATTATCCCATTTATCATTACACCACTTGTAACGGCAACTGTTGCATATTCAGCAACTGCGATGGGATTTGTAACACCAACGCATATTATGCCGCCATGGACATTACCTGCTCCAATTGGTGCATATTTAGCAACAGGTGGAGATTGGCGTGCGATTGTATTAGTTTTTATAAATATAGCAATATCGTTCCTTATTTATTTACCATTCTTTAAAATGTACGACAAAAATATGCTTGAAATTGAAAAGAATGGTGACGGAGAGTCTGTTAATCCTTAA
- the anmK gene encoding anhydro-N-acetylmuramic acid kinase AnmK: MYIAGVMSGTSLDGIDVALVHIEGSGVDSKIELIHFTTVPFCNDMKNEIQQALSIETSNVQLICSLNFKLGLCFANAVKEVCKEANFPLRQLDLIGSHGQTIYHQPKQEGNIISSTLQIGEPAVIAYETNTTVISNFRTMDMAAGGQGAPLVPYSEIILYRHQTENRLLQNIGGIGNVTVVPSKRSNESVIAFDTGPGNMVIDEVCQRLFQVPYDQNGWIASQRVVVDEILTYCMNHPFLNVKPPKSTGREHFGEAFVTELLNRFEKHSKGNILATVTMFTACSIVHHYKECILPYYDIDEVILGGGGSYNNTLVEMIRNGLREEKCSICTQEDIGHSSAAKEAVAFAILANETYHRNPSNVPSATGAKNSVVLGNVTFPPICK, translated from the coding sequence ATGTATATTGCAGGGGTAATGTCTGGTACTTCATTAGATGGAATAGATGTAGCGCTCGTTCATATAGAAGGAAGTGGTGTAGATTCTAAAATCGAACTCATCCATTTTACTACTGTTCCATTTTGTAATGATATGAAAAATGAGATTCAACAAGCGTTATCAATTGAAACTTCGAATGTCCAACTTATATGTAGTTTAAATTTTAAACTTGGTTTATGCTTCGCCAATGCTGTAAAGGAAGTTTGTAAAGAGGCCAATTTTCCTTTGAGACAATTAGATTTAATAGGCTCTCACGGACAAACGATTTATCATCAGCCAAAGCAAGAAGGGAATATTATTTCTTCAACATTGCAAATTGGGGAACCAGCAGTAATAGCATATGAAACGAACACGACGGTTATCTCGAATTTCCGAACGATGGACATGGCGGCAGGGGGACAAGGTGCACCACTTGTACCATATTCAGAGATTATTTTATATCGGCATCAAACTGAAAATAGACTACTACAAAATATTGGCGGGATTGGTAATGTTACAGTGGTTCCAAGTAAACGAAGTAATGAGAGTGTTATTGCTTTTGATACTGGGCCAGGCAACATGGTAATCGATGAAGTATGTCAAAGATTATTTCAGGTACCATATGATCAAAATGGTTGGATCGCAAGTCAAAGGGTGGTTGTAGATGAAATTTTAACATACTGTATGAACCATCCATTTTTGAACGTGAAACCACCAAAATCAACAGGTAGAGAACATTTTGGAGAAGCGTTTGTGACTGAATTATTAAATCGATTTGAAAAGCATAGTAAAGGAAATATATTGGCAACTGTCACGATGTTTACAGCATGTTCAATTGTTCATCATTATAAGGAGTGTATTTTACCGTATTATGACATTGATGAGGTGATTTTAGGTGGTGGTGGAAGTTATAATAATACACTTGTTGAAATGATACGGAATGGATTAAGAGAAGAGAAATGTAGTATATGTACACAAGAGGATATTGGTCATTCTTCAGCAGCGAAAGAAGCGGTTGCATTTGCTATTTTAGCAAACGAAACGTATCATCGTAATCCGAGTAATGTGCCGAGCGCAACAGGTGCTAAGAATTCCGTGGTTTTAGGGAATGTAACATTCCCTCCAATATGTAAATGA
- a CDS encoding BadF/BadG/BcrA/BcrD ATPase family protein — MKYMIGVDGGGTKTEAIAFDQNGNEVVRGTSRFGNVLIDFNQALLHIMEAINQCQKNLINEHCVCICLGLAGISGANTNELTLRLKKKYGTKIEIFNDAMIAHAAALKGKDGILTIGGTGAICIGKKGEVYQYSGGWGHILGDEGSGYWIALQALKKMTIQFDQGISLCPLSLNIQRQFQLLTPSHIKSLVYTSSKDKIAAIAPLVIQEARSGNDDAHEIIMQAGKELARITVNVYNKLNFKYSTPIAVSGSILRLVPEIFAVFKKCCEESMKEITFVSQAEMAVKGTYYLMRDIYF; from the coding sequence ATGAAGTATATGATTGGAGTAGATGGCGGGGGAACGAAGACAGAGGCAATTGCATTTGATCAAAATGGAAATGAAGTTGTAAGAGGTACGAGCAGATTTGGAAATGTATTAATAGATTTTAATCAGGCGCTTTTGCATATTATGGAAGCAATTAATCAATGCCAGAAGAATTTAATAAATGAGCATTGCGTTTGTATTTGTTTAGGGTTAGCTGGTATAAGCGGAGCGAATACAAATGAATTAACATTACGTTTAAAAAAGAAATACGGAACAAAAATTGAAATTTTTAATGATGCAATGATCGCGCATGCAGCTGCTTTAAAAGGTAAGGATGGAATATTAACTATAGGTGGTACAGGTGCAATTTGTATAGGAAAGAAAGGAGAAGTATATCAGTATAGCGGTGGATGGGGACATATTTTAGGAGATGAAGGGAGCGGATATTGGATTGCATTACAAGCTTTAAAGAAAATGACAATTCAATTCGATCAAGGAATCAGCCTTTGTCCATTGAGTTTGAATATTCAAAGGCAGTTTCAACTTTTGACACCGTCTCATATAAAAAGCTTAGTATATACTTCTTCTAAAGATAAAATTGCAGCAATCGCACCATTAGTTATTCAGGAAGCGAGAAGTGGCAATGATGATGCGCATGAAATTATAATGCAAGCTGGAAAGGAATTAGCAAGGATTACAGTAAATGTTTATAACAAGTTGAACTTTAAGTACTCAACGCCAATTGCAGTAAGTGGGAGTATATTGCGTTTAGTTCCTGAAATATTTGCTGTATTTAAGAAATGCTGTGAAGAAAGTATGAAAGAAATTACATTCGTATCACAAGCAGAAATGGCAGTGAAAGGAACATATTATTTAATGAGGGATATATATTTTTAA
- the plsY gene encoding glycerol-3-phosphate 1-O-acyltransferase PlsY, translating to MINSMQFLYLMASYLIGNILTAYIVTKLRHNVDIRGEGSGNPGARNMGRVYGKGYFIATFLGDAIKGAIVVTVAKYLFEDPTFVMLTLLAVIIGHIYPVLFKGKGGKGISTFIGGLIAFDYLIALTLIGIFIVFYLIFKGFTKPGLITIACLPICMILYSYSIVTTILSGMIIVLILYVNRE from the coding sequence ATGATTAATAGTATGCAGTTTTTATATTTGATGGCTTCTTATTTAATTGGAAACATCTTGACCGCTTATATAGTAACAAAATTGAGACATAACGTTGATATTAGGGGTGAAGGAAGCGGAAATCCTGGTGCAAGAAATATGGGGCGCGTATATGGAAAAGGGTATTTCATCGCTACATTTTTAGGTGATGCGATTAAAGGGGCAATCGTTGTTACTGTTGCAAAATATCTTTTTGAAGATCCTACATTCGTAATGTTAACATTATTGGCCGTTATTATTGGACATATTTACCCAGTTTTATTTAAAGGTAAGGGCGGTAAAGGTATTTCAACATTTATTGGAGGATTAATCGCATTTGATTATTTGATAGCGCTTACCCTCATAGGCATTTTTATTGTATTTTATTTAATATTTAAAGGATTTACGAAGCCAGGACTAATTACGATTGCTTGTTTACCAATTTGTATGATTCTTTATTCTTATTCTATTGTTACGACTATTTTAAGTGGAATGATTATTGTACTTATTCTATATGTAAATCGAGAATAA
- a CDS encoding aminotransferase class V-fold PLP-dependent enzyme, translating to MGLIYKVADQDWEFESIHKLNYKTFVEEIPQHEETKDRFRIDRFHEENTYLICLDEDRLVGMVAVRGKRPFSLDYKISNLDIYLQEHGEKVYEIRLLSVEREYRNGRALLGLIRFLHRYLLLNGYELALISATTRELALYEQMGFKSFHTLVGTEEAAFQPMYVTPAMFEESSVGSIMTKEYTFLPGPVDIEENVRKAFSTRPISHRSKSFQVTMDNVKKRLLHMTKAKHVQLMLGTGTLANDTIALQLRSLKGKGLVLTNGEFGNRLVGHAKRAQLHFDTYKKEMGEPFIYNELEEIMTTGNYEWLWFVHHETSTGMLNDLNELNTLCNENQMKLCVDCISSIGAIPIDLKDVYFASGVSGKAIKSYTGISFVFHNHIVKINEAVPAYMDIGMYEENESIPYSQSWNLIYALQEALKRFEDEKAFVKIKETYDYVEEVITDMGLKLVSPKEHAAPIILTIVLSEDHSSKVVGDALALQGYIVHYESSYLQKNNWIQIACLNHYKERDMKRMLNCLQMCLFQSGVHI from the coding sequence ATGGGGTTAATTTATAAAGTTGCTGATCAAGATTGGGAATTTGAAAGTATACATAAATTGAATTATAAAACTTTTGTAGAAGAGATTCCGCAACATGAAGAAACGAAAGACCGGTTTCGTATAGATCGGTTTCATGAAGAAAATACATATTTAATTTGTTTAGATGAGGATAGATTAGTAGGTATGGTCGCGGTGCGGGGAAAACGACCATTCTCGTTAGATTATAAAATTTCAAATTTAGATATTTATTTGCAAGAGCATGGAGAAAAAGTGTATGAAATTCGTTTACTTTCAGTAGAACGTGAATATAGGAATGGAAGAGCGTTATTAGGATTAATTCGTTTTCTACATCGTTATTTGCTTCTAAATGGATATGAATTGGCACTCATTTCTGCAACAACACGTGAACTAGCTTTATATGAGCAAATGGGATTCAAATCTTTCCATACGTTAGTTGGTACAGAAGAAGCAGCCTTCCAGCCAATGTATGTTACCCCTGCTATGTTTGAAGAATCGAGTGTTGGAAGTATTATGACGAAAGAATACACGTTTTTACCTGGTCCAGTAGATATTGAAGAGAATGTTCGAAAGGCATTTTCTACGCGGCCTATTTCGCATCGCTCTAAGTCATTTCAAGTGACGATGGACAATGTGAAAAAACGGTTACTTCACATGACAAAAGCAAAACATGTACAGCTTATGTTAGGAACAGGGACGTTAGCAAATGATACAATTGCTTTGCAACTACGTTCTTTAAAAGGGAAAGGACTAGTATTAACAAATGGAGAATTTGGAAATAGATTAGTTGGGCATGCAAAACGAGCACAATTACATTTTGATACGTATAAAAAGGAAATGGGAGAGCCGTTTATTTATAACGAATTAGAAGAAATAATGACAACCGGAAATTATGAATGGCTTTGGTTTGTTCATCATGAAACATCTACTGGAATGTTAAACGATTTAAACGAGCTAAATACTCTTTGTAACGAGAATCAAATGAAACTATGTGTAGATTGCATAAGCTCAATTGGAGCAATACCAATAGACTTGAAGGATGTGTATTTTGCAAGTGGTGTTAGCGGTAAAGCGATTAAATCATATACAGGAATTTCTTTCGTTTTTCATAACCACATTGTAAAAATAAACGAGGCTGTGCCGGCCTATATGGACATTGGTATGTATGAAGAAAATGAAAGCATTCCATACTCACAATCATGGAATTTAATTTATGCATTGCAAGAAGCGTTGAAGAGATTTGAAGATGAAAAGGCATTTGTAAAAATTAAAGAGACATACGATTATGTTGAAGAAGTTATTACTGATATGGGCTTAAAGCTTGTTTCACCTAAAGAACATGCCGCGCCAATTATACTTACTATTGTATTGAGCGAAGATCATTCTTCTAAAGTAGTAGGCGATGCATTAGCATTACAAGGATACATCGTTCATTATGAGTCATCTTATTTACAAAAGAATAATTGGATCCAAATTGCATGTTTAAATCATTATAAAGAACGTGATATGAAGAGGATGTTAAATTGTTTGCAAATGTGTTTATTTCAGAGTGGGGTACATATATAA
- the tdcB gene encoding bifunctional threonine ammonia-lyase/L-serine ammonia-lyase TdcB — MITRKLPLHIDDIKKAHKILDRNARKTPLVKSFYLTSKTGGEIHLKLENMQLTGSFKFRGAFNKMSRLTGQEKERGVIACSAGNHAQGVALSAHLLGIKSKIVMPISAPQAKVEATKGYGSEVILHGETFDDAKAKCEEIIRETGETYLHPYDDVEVMAGQGTIGLDILDDMWDVDTVIVPIGGGGIISGISVALKSFNPSINIIGVQADNVHGMKASYDKGAIVEHYEAPTIADGCAVKIPGELTFEIVKELVDDIVTVSEKELEVAMKDLLQRGKAVVEGAGALATAALLARKVDSYIKGKKVVAVISGGNVDLQRISSVCEHFFVANEVK, encoded by the coding sequence ATGATAACTAGAAAACTACCATTACATATAGACGATATTAAAAAAGCTCACAAGATTCTAGATAGAAATGCTCGTAAAACGCCATTAGTAAAATCGTTTTACTTGACTAGTAAAACGGGCGGAGAAATTCATTTGAAATTAGAAAATATGCAATTAACGGGTTCTTTTAAATTTCGTGGCGCATTTAATAAAATGTCGCGGCTCACGGGTCAAGAAAAAGAAAGAGGTGTAATTGCATGTTCAGCAGGTAATCATGCACAAGGAGTTGCATTATCTGCTCATTTACTCGGTATTAAGAGTAAAATTGTTATGCCAATTTCTGCACCGCAGGCAAAAGTGGAAGCAACAAAAGGATATGGATCTGAAGTGATTTTACATGGTGAAACCTTTGATGATGCAAAGGCAAAATGTGAAGAAATTATAAGGGAAACAGGTGAGACATACTTACATCCATATGATGATGTAGAGGTAATGGCTGGTCAAGGTACAATTGGATTAGATATTCTTGATGATATGTGGGATGTAGATACTGTCATTGTACCAATAGGTGGAGGCGGAATTATTTCTGGTATTTCTGTAGCATTAAAATCTTTTAATCCATCGATTAATATAATTGGTGTCCAAGCAGATAATGTTCATGGAATGAAGGCATCTTACGATAAAGGAGCAATCGTAGAACATTATGAGGCGCCTACTATTGCAGATGGTTGCGCTGTTAAAATACCAGGGGAATTAACATTTGAAATTGTAAAAGAATTAGTAGATGATATTGTAACTGTATCAGAAAAAGAACTTGAAGTAGCGATGAAAGATTTATTACAACGTGGGAAAGCTGTTGTAGAAGGTGCAGGTGCATTAGCAACTGCTGCACTTCTTGCAAGAAAAGTTGATAGTTATATAAAAGGGAAAAAAGTAGTAGCTGTTATATCCGGTGGGAACGTGGACTTACAGCGCATATCAAGTGTATGTGAGCACTTTTTTGTCGCTAATGAAGTGAAATAG
- a CDS encoding MarR family transcriptional regulator, whose protein sequence is MNKEEQVMNGFREVYNKLVWLNKDKMEEGLKGFKSSEVHCIEYIENNADSNVTQLAEAFYVTRGAISRMTKKLIQKGLIESYQKSENKKEIYFRLTEEGKEIYKIHEDLHKEFQERDKAVFEQVTKEEFDSIISFVEKYSRHLDAEIKKQGIHIKS, encoded by the coding sequence ATGAATAAAGAAGAACAGGTCATGAACGGTTTCAGGGAAGTATATAATAAGCTGGTTTGGCTTAATAAAGATAAGATGGAAGAAGGTCTTAAAGGTTTTAAGTCTTCTGAAGTTCACTGCATTGAATATATTGAAAACAATGCAGATTCTAACGTGACACAACTCGCAGAGGCTTTTTATGTGACTCGCGGTGCTATAAGTAGAATGACTAAGAAGCTCATACAAAAAGGGCTTATTGAAAGCTACCAAAAGTCAGAAAATAAGAAAGAAATTTATTTTAGGCTTACGGAAGAAGGGAAAGAAATTTATAAAATCCATGAAGATCTGCACAAGGAGTTTCAAGAGCGGGATAAAGCTGTATTTGAGCAAGTAACTAAAGAAGAATTCGACAGTATAATTAGTTTCGTGGAAAAGTATAGTAGACATTTGGATGCAGAAATAAAGAAACAAGGTATACATATTAAATCGTAA
- a CDS encoding MFS transporter has protein sequence MSIFRLQNERETEKSIDKHALLFGLISVFLCGIGFSIIMPVVPFLVQPYISNPEEQALVVTLLTSVYAACVFLAAPVLGALSDKYGRRPLLLICLFGSAIGYLVFGIGGALWVLFAGRIIEGITGGSISTIFAYFADIIPKEQRTKYFGWVSAVVGAGTIIGPTIGGGLAKFGDTVPMYFGAIITLINVVYGIKYMPESLEKNNRLKEITFVRLNPFAQLANILSMKSLKWLLVSAFLLWIPNGSLQAIFTQFTMDTFSWKPALIGLMFSILGFQDIFSQSFIMPKLLIQLSDKQIAILGMVSEIIGYSFIAASALFSLYPLLIVGMLMYGFGDSIFGPSFNGMLSKSVSSSEQGRIQGGSQSIQALARMIGPIIGGQIYVSLGHAAPAFMGVILIVAAIAVLYKGTHATI, from the coding sequence ATGTCTATATTTAGATTACAAAATGAAAGGGAAACTGAAAAAAGCATAGATAAACATGCTTTACTATTCGGACTTATTTCTGTATTTCTTTGTGGTATAGGTTTCAGTATCATCATGCCTGTAGTCCCATTCTTAGTACAGCCATATATAAGTAATCCGGAAGAACAAGCATTAGTTGTAACACTACTAACTTCCGTATATGCGGCTTGCGTGTTTTTAGCTGCCCCAGTACTCGGGGCTTTAAGCGATAAGTATGGCCGTCGTCCATTACTTTTAATATGCTTATTTGGTTCTGCAATTGGGTACTTAGTTTTTGGAATAGGAGGAGCTTTATGGGTACTATTTGCTGGACGCATAATAGAAGGAATAACAGGCGGGAGCATAAGTACTATCTTCGCATATTTTGCAGACATCATTCCAAAAGAGCAGAGAACGAAATACTTTGGATGGGTGAGTGCAGTTGTAGGTGCGGGAACTATCATTGGTCCAACCATTGGGGGGGGACTTGCCAAGTTTGGTGATACTGTACCTATGTATTTTGGTGCAATCATAACGTTAATAAATGTTGTATATGGGATCAAATATATGCCTGAGAGCCTTGAAAAAAATAATAGGTTGAAAGAGATTACTTTTGTAAGGTTAAATCCTTTTGCACAGCTAGCAAACATACTTTCGATGAAAAGTTTAAAATGGTTACTTGTCTCAGCGTTTTTACTTTGGATACCTAACGGATCTTTACAAGCAATTTTCACGCAATTTACAATGGATACTTTCAGTTGGAAACCTGCATTAATCGGACTTATGTTTTCAATTTTGGGCTTTCAAGACATCTTTTCACAAAGTTTTATCATGCCAAAGCTTTTGATCCAGCTTAGTGATAAACAAATAGCAATTCTTGGGATGGTTTCGGAGATTATAGGATACAGTTTTATTGCGGCATCAGCTTTGTTTTCACTCTATCCACTACTTATCGTTGGAATGCTGATGTATGGTTTTGGGGATTCAATTTTCGGGCCTTCATTCAACGGGATGCTTTCAAAGTCTGTTAGTTCTAGTGAACAAGGAAGGATTCAAGGTGGAAGCCAATCTATTCAAGCTTTAGCAAGAATGATTGGTCCTATTATTGGAGGGCAAATCTATGTATCGCTTGGTCATGCTGCACCTGCTTTTATGGGTGTGATCCTTATAGTCGCGGCAATAGCAGTTTTGTATAAGGGGACACATGCAACTATATGA
- a CDS encoding YkvA family protein produces the protein MEKQTLWKKFKKSSVNLGKSSVYESIILFYTMKKKELPTKAKFIILAALSYYVLAIDFIPDIAAIIGIGLLDDVLAIAVAHKYVMRHADAEIREKSKVKMESLFTSAQA, from the coding sequence ATGGAGAAACAGACACTTTGGAAAAAGTTCAAAAAAAGCTCTGTAAACCTCGGTAAATCCAGCGTATATGAAAGTATTATCTTATTCTACACAATGAAAAAGAAAGAATTACCTACTAAAGCGAAATTCATAATATTAGCCGCTTTATCTTATTACGTATTAGCAATTGATTTCATTCCAGATATAGCTGCTATTATTGGGATTGGCTTATTAGATGATGTTTTAGCAATCGCTGTAGCGCATAAATACGTTATGAGACACGCAGATGCTGAAATTCGAGAGAAGAGCAAAGTAAAGATGGAATCATTATTTACTTCAGCACAAGCATAA